A section of the Verrucomicrobium sp. GAS474 genome encodes:
- the efp gene encoding elongation factor P, producing MSNANANDVHKGQAIKFNGAVCVILETQHRTPGNLRAFVQLTIRNLKTGKSSVERFGSSDKLEIVPITRTKYEFSYKDGEDYVFIEPNTFDNLTLSPDKVAKIKDYLTENQAVEVLFTDEVVAEVELPSTVTLKIAESADGVRGDSANNVMKIAILETGLQVQVPLFIKEGELVKISTEDGKYLSRA from the coding sequence ATGTCCAACGCCAATGCCAACGACGTCCATAAAGGACAGGCCATCAAGTTTAACGGCGCCGTCTGCGTGATCCTCGAGACGCAGCACCGCACGCCCGGCAACCTCCGCGCCTTCGTCCAGCTCACCATCCGCAACCTCAAGACCGGCAAGTCGTCGGTCGAGCGCTTCGGCTCGAGCGACAAGCTCGAGATCGTCCCGATCACCCGGACGAAGTACGAGTTCAGCTACAAGGACGGCGAGGACTACGTCTTCATCGAGCCGAACACCTTCGACAACCTCACGCTGAGCCCCGACAAGGTCGCCAAGATCAAGGACTACCTCACCGAGAACCAGGCCGTCGAAGTTCTCTTCACCGACGAGGTCGTCGCCGAAGTCGAGCTCCCCTCGACCGTCACCCTGAAGATCGCCGAGTCGGCCGACGGCGTCCGCGGCGACTCCGCGAACAACGTCATGAAGATCGCGATCCTCGAGACCGGCCTCCAGGTCCAGGTCCCGCTCTTCATCAAGGAAGGCGAGCTCGTCAAGATCAGCACCGAAGACGGCAAGTATCTGAGCCGCGCCTAG